A window of the Canis lupus baileyi chromosome 8, mCanLup2.hap1, whole genome shotgun sequence genome harbors these coding sequences:
- the TRIM50 gene encoding E3 ubiquitin-protein ligase TRIM50 isoform X7, with the protein MGRGLGTHHVRWSTLWGHTEREEEAHEGDTKSPRRQEELAALISDLKREQKKVDEHIAKLVNNRTRIVNESDVFSWVIRREFQELHHLVDEEKARCLEGLEGHTRGLVASLDMQLEQAQGTQERLVQAERVLEQFSNENYHKFIQNYHSMVSSTELQQARPLEGTFSPISFKPGLHQADIKLTVWKRLFRKVLPAPESLKLDPATAHPLLELSKGNTVVQCGLLAQRRASQPERFDYSTCVLANQGFSCGRHYWEVVVGNKSDWRLGVIKGTASRKGKLSKSPENGMWLIGLKEGRVYEAFSCPRVPLPVAGHPHRIGVYLHYEQGELTFFDADRPDDLRLLYTFQADFQGKLYPILDTCWHERGSNTLPMVLSPPSGPVHLTPPQPTKL; encoded by the exons GAGGAGCTAGCGGCTCTCATCTCTGACCTGAAGCGGGAGCAGAAGAAGGTGGATGAGCATATTGCCAAACTGGTGAACAATAGGACCCGGATTGTT AATGAATCTGATGTCTTCAGCTGGGTGATTCGCCGTGAGTTCCAGGAGCTGCACCACTTGGTGGATGAGGAGAAGGCCCGCTGCCTGGAAGGGTTGGAGGGTCATACCCGTGGCCTCGTGGCCTCCCTGGATATGCAGCTGGAGCAGGCTCAGGGCACTCAGGAGCGGCTGGTCCAGGCTGAGCGTGTGCTGGAGCAGTTCAGTAATGAGAATTACCACAAGTTCATCCAG AATTATCACTCCATGGTCTCCAG CACAGAGCTCCAGCAGGCCCGGCCTTTGGAAGGCACCTTCAGCCCCATCTCCTTCAAGCCAGGCCTCCACCAGGCGGACATCAAGCTGACCGTGTGGAAAAGGCTCTTCCGCAAAGTTCTGCCAG CCCCGGAGTCCCTCAAGCTAGACCCTGCCACGGCCCACCCCCTCCTGGAGCTCTCCAAGGGCAACACAGTGGTGCAGTGTGGGCTTCTGGCCCAGCGGCGTGCCAGCCAACCTGAGCGCTTTGACTACAGTACCTGTGTCCTGGCCAACCAGGGCTTCTCCTGCGGTCGTCACTactgggaggtggtggtgggcaACAAGAGCGACTGGCGCCTGGGAGTCATCAAGGGCACTGCCAGTCGCAAGGGCAAGCTGAGCAAGTCCCCAGAGAACGGCATGTGGCTCATCGGCCTGAAGGAGGGCCGGGTGTATGAGGCCTTCAGCTGCCCTCGGGTGCCCCTGCCTGTGGCTGGTCACCCCCACCGTATCGGTGTCTACTTGCACTATGAGCAAGGAGAGCTCACTTTCTTCGATGCTGACCGCCCCGATGACCTGCGGCTACTCTACACATTCCAGGCTGACTTCCAGGGCAAGCTCTACCCCATCCTGGACACGTGCTGGCACGAGAGGGGCAGCAACACACTGCCTATGGTGCTGTCCCCGCCCAGCGGGCCTGTCCACCTCACCCCTCCGCAGCCCACCAAGCTGTAG
- the TRIM50 gene encoding E3 ubiquitin-protein ligase TRIM50 isoform X6, producing MTPTAALRLVPRILRCLPAPGLRGRPLFRSNLALTTGSVQEELAALISDLKREQKKVDEHIAKLVNNRTRIVNESDVFSWVIRREFQELHHLVDEEKARCLEGLEGHTRGLVASLDMQLEQAQGTQERLVQAERVLEQFSNENYHKFIQNYHSMVSSTELQQARPLEGTFSPISFKPGLHQADIKLTVWKRLFRKVLPAPESLKLDPATAHPLLELSKGNTVVQCGLLAQRRASQPERFDYSTCVLANQGFSCGRHYWEVVVGNKSDWRLGVIKGTASRKGKLSKSPENGMWLIGLKEGRVYEAFSCPRVPLPVAGHPHRIGVYLHYEQGELTFFDADRPDDLRLLYTFQADFQGKLYPILDTCWHERGSNTLPMVLSPPSGPVHLTPPQPTKL from the exons GAGGAGCTAGCGGCTCTCATCTCTGACCTGAAGCGGGAGCAGAAGAAGGTGGATGAGCATATTGCCAAACTGGTGAACAATAGGACCCGGATTGTT AATGAATCTGATGTCTTCAGCTGGGTGATTCGCCGTGAGTTCCAGGAGCTGCACCACTTGGTGGATGAGGAGAAGGCCCGCTGCCTGGAAGGGTTGGAGGGTCATACCCGTGGCCTCGTGGCCTCCCTGGATATGCAGCTGGAGCAGGCTCAGGGCACTCAGGAGCGGCTGGTCCAGGCTGAGCGTGTGCTGGAGCAGTTCAGTAATGAGAATTACCACAAGTTCATCCAG AATTATCACTCCATGGTCTCCAG CACAGAGCTCCAGCAGGCCCGGCCTTTGGAAGGCACCTTCAGCCCCATCTCCTTCAAGCCAGGCCTCCACCAGGCGGACATCAAGCTGACCGTGTGGAAAAGGCTCTTCCGCAAAGTTCTGCCAG CCCCGGAGTCCCTCAAGCTAGACCCTGCCACGGCCCACCCCCTCCTGGAGCTCTCCAAGGGCAACACAGTGGTGCAGTGTGGGCTTCTGGCCCAGCGGCGTGCCAGCCAACCTGAGCGCTTTGACTACAGTACCTGTGTCCTGGCCAACCAGGGCTTCTCCTGCGGTCGTCACTactgggaggtggtggtgggcaACAAGAGCGACTGGCGCCTGGGAGTCATCAAGGGCACTGCCAGTCGCAAGGGCAAGCTGAGCAAGTCCCCAGAGAACGGCATGTGGCTCATCGGCCTGAAGGAGGGCCGGGTGTATGAGGCCTTCAGCTGCCCTCGGGTGCCCCTGCCTGTGGCTGGTCACCCCCACCGTATCGGTGTCTACTTGCACTATGAGCAAGGAGAGCTCACTTTCTTCGATGCTGACCGCCCCGATGACCTGCGGCTACTCTACACATTCCAGGCTGACTTCCAGGGCAAGCTCTACCCCATCCTGGACACGTGCTGGCACGAGAGGGGCAGCAACACACTGCCTATGGTGCTGTCCCCGCCCAGCGGGCCTGTCCACCTCACCCCTCCGCAGCCCACCAAGCTGTAG